A single window of Trueperaceae bacterium DNA harbors:
- a CDS encoding ATP-binding protein, giving the protein MSRIYVFRNLAVQPWWRALTALEKSLEVGRQRGPSPASRVARRVEGRYVDLVSALISGGHASLAHAAARALLEGEQLLANGSVGLPTGLRAAALLDLELVRDLIEEPWQDRAEARSGEELPPLCGLAGAPPPGSLPSASEVETWARRIGEETPEELLPALVERYRRAGTGIFAGYLAFHWRGDELEGIARPARDRHEELVALEPQLERLTANIERFLSGRPALHTLLYGPRGSGKSTAVRGLLGRYADRGLRLVEVPRDSLASLPRLAARLGQAAHRFVLYVDDLSFESGDGGYQPLKTLLEGSLSERPGNVLLLATSNRRHLVRESLSDRPMPESDDVHGWDTTNERLALADRFGLTITFPAADQRKYLTMVRELARISGVRLPEGQLDEAAIRFAEWGNGYSGRTARQFIDTLV; this is encoded by the coding sequence GTGAGCCGGATCTACGTCTTCCGCAACCTCGCTGTACAGCCGTGGTGGCGAGCCCTTACGGCTCTCGAGAAGTCGTTGGAGGTGGGCCGGCAGCGGGGACCATCGCCCGCCTCCCGGGTCGCCCGGAGGGTCGAGGGCCGTTACGTCGACCTCGTCTCTGCCCTCATCTCGGGGGGACACGCCTCCCTGGCTCATGCCGCCGCACGGGCCCTCCTGGAGGGCGAACAGCTCCTGGCCAACGGCTCGGTCGGTCTTCCCACAGGGTTGCGGGCCGCTGCGCTCCTCGACCTGGAGCTCGTCCGGGATCTCATCGAGGAACCGTGGCAGGACCGGGCCGAGGCACGCTCCGGAGAGGAACTCCCGCCCCTCTGCGGGCTCGCCGGTGCACCGCCTCCCGGCTCCCTGCCCAGCGCGAGCGAAGTCGAGACCTGGGCTCGCAGGATCGGTGAAGAGACGCCGGAGGAGCTGCTGCCCGCACTGGTAGAGCGGTACCGCCGGGCAGGAACCGGAATTTTCGCCGGCTACCTGGCGTTCCACTGGCGCGGCGACGAACTCGAGGGGATCGCCCGACCCGCTCGCGACCGGCACGAGGAGCTGGTCGCACTGGAGCCGCAACTCGAGCGGCTGACGGCCAACATCGAGCGTTTCCTGTCGGGCCGGCCGGCGCTCCATACTCTTCTCTACGGGCCGCGGGGCAGCGGCAAGTCGACGGCCGTGAGGGGCCTGCTGGGCCGCTACGCCGACCGCGGCCTCCGCCTCGTCGAGGTTCCTCGCGACAGCCTCGCCTCCCTCCCCCGGCTTGCCGCGCGGCTCGGCCAGGCGGCGCACCGGTTCGTGCTCTATGTCGACGACCTCTCCTTCGAGAGCGGCGACGGCGGCTACCAGCCGCTCAAGACGCTTCTCGAGGGGAGCCTGAGCGAGCGACCGGGTAATGTCCTGCTGCTCGCTACCAGCAATCGTCGGCACCTGGTGAGGGAGAGCCTTAGCGACAGGCCGATGCCCGAGTCGGACGACGTGCACGGCTGGGACACGACCAACGAACGGTTGGCGCTGGCGGACCGCTTCGGCCTCACCATCACCTTCCCCGCCGCTGACCAGCGGAAGTACCTGACCATGGTGCGAGAGCTTGCGAGGATCAGCGGCGTACGGTTGCCCGAGGGGCAGCTCGACGAGGCCGCGATCAGGTTCGCCGAGTGGGGGAACGGCTATTCAGGGCGAACCGCGCGCCAGTTCATCGATACTTTGGTGTGA
- a CDS encoding FAD-dependent oxidoreductase codes for MRAAIVALLLALLAGAALAQATMQELGGYDVIVVGSEPEAIAAAVAAAEAGAETLLLSEDERLGGLFVLGQLNVLDLRTQPVNLQQGLFARWWELVGGGHSFDVERAEAAFARLLTDAGVKVRLDAEPITPVVAAGTVTGVASGGVAYPAAQVVDGTAEMEFAAAAGAPFSVGFSSIGLDERMVDTLVFRIDGVDWQALSEAVRARGRSYASIDDRVAWGHFGGYPAAYQPRTWGLRLRGLNLGLQDDGTVLVNALLIHGIDPFDPQSIANGRARAEAEAPRIVEYLAEELPGFEDATYAGAAPRLYIRESRHLEARCILSVDDVLDNRVTDQAIAAGGYPLDVQVLTQFDSGYVFGAPDVYGVRLCVAVPLRPDGLWVVGKSAGYDPIAASSARVVPFGMNVAEAVGLAAAIAADHGLSPAEVASDPRIVAGLRDLLLARGAYLPPLVEREPVGPSRHPHYRAYRLMLSRGLAVGGYDNDPNLDEPVTQLSYLYLLSNVLDRFFGDPLGGQQLVAKVGLPEGGLSHGEALELTRLAACHLGRCAEAGLAAIGNGLQVGNDEQLTRGEAYALAAELVRSSEVAELTGPVQAGDR; via the coding sequence GTGAGGGCCGCAATTGTCGCGTTGCTGCTGGCGCTTCTGGCCGGGGCCGCTCTCGCTCAGGCGACCATGCAGGAGCTGGGCGGCTACGACGTAATCGTGGTGGGTTCCGAACCGGAGGCGATCGCGGCAGCGGTCGCGGCGGCCGAGGCGGGAGCCGAGACGCTGCTGCTCAGCGAGGACGAGCGCCTGGGCGGCCTGTTCGTCCTGGGACAGTTGAACGTCCTCGACCTGCGCACTCAGCCCGTCAACCTGCAGCAGGGGCTGTTCGCGCGCTGGTGGGAGCTGGTCGGGGGCGGCCACTCGTTCGACGTCGAGCGGGCCGAGGCGGCCTTCGCCCGGCTCCTCACGGACGCCGGGGTGAAAGTGAGGCTGGACGCCGAGCCGATCACGCCCGTGGTCGCCGCCGGAACGGTCACCGGTGTCGCCAGCGGCGGGGTCGCCTACCCGGCCGCTCAGGTCGTGGACGGCACCGCCGAGATGGAGTTCGCCGCCGCGGCTGGCGCACCCTTCAGCGTCGGCTTCTCCTCTATCGGGCTGGATGAACGGATGGTGGACACGCTCGTCTTCCGCATCGACGGAGTCGATTGGCAGGCGCTGTCCGAAGCGGTACGCGCCCGCGGAAGGTCGTACGCCAGCATCGACGATCGCGTAGCGTGGGGGCACTTCGGCGGTTACCCTGCCGCCTATCAGCCGAGAACCTGGGGTTTGCGCCTGCGTGGTCTCAATCTTGGCCTGCAGGATGACGGCACCGTTCTCGTCAACGCCCTCCTCATCCACGGCATCGACCCCTTCGATCCGCAGAGCATCGCCAACGGCAGGGCTCGGGCCGAAGCGGAGGCCCCACGGATCGTCGAGTACCTCGCTGAGGAGTTGCCGGGCTTCGAGGACGCCACCTACGCCGGCGCCGCGCCCCGGCTGTACATCCGCGAGAGCCGTCACCTCGAGGCCCGCTGCATCCTGAGCGTGGACGACGTGCTGGACAACCGTGTGACCGATCAGGCGATCGCCGCGGGCGGTTACCCGCTCGACGTCCAGGTTCTGACGCAGTTCGATTCCGGCTACGTCTTCGGCGCGCCCGACGTGTACGGCGTGCGACTCTGCGTCGCGGTGCCGCTGCGCCCCGACGGCCTCTGGGTCGTTGGCAAGAGCGCCGGCTACGACCCGATCGCCGCCTCCAGCGCACGGGTCGTTCCCTTCGGCATGAACGTAGCTGAAGCGGTCGGACTGGCAGCTGCGATCGCTGCCGATCATGGCCTGTCGCCCGCCGAGGTAGCCTCCGACCCGCGGATCGTCGCCGGGTTGCGCGACCTGCTGCTGGCGCGCGGGGCCTATCTCCCGCCGCTAGTGGAACGGGAACCCGTCGGGCCCAGCCGACACCCGCACTACCGGGCCTACCGGCTCATGCTGAGTCGCGGACTGGCTGTCGGTGGCTACGACAACGACCCGAACCTGGACGAACCGGTGACACAGCTCAGCTACCTCTACCTGCTCAGCAACGTACTCGACAGGTTCTTCGGTGATCCTCTGGGCGGCCAGCAGCTGGTCGCCAAGGTCGGCCTGCCCGAAGGGGGCCTCAGCCACGGTGAAGCGCTAGAGCTCACCCGGCTGGCGGCCTGCCACCTGGGCCGATGCGCGGAAGCCGGCCTCGCTGCCATCGGAAACGGCCTGCAGGTGGGCAACGACGAGCAGCTGACGCGAGGCGAGGCGTACGCTCTGGCCGCGGAGCTGGTCCGCAGCAGCGAGGTCGCCGAGCTGACGGGACCGGTCCAAGCCGGAGATCGATGA
- a CDS encoding glycosyltransferase: MPGPPDRVLITSASIGGGHVAAGRALEAAFAARHTETLHVDLLDYTTVPFRRLYRQAYFDLVRTAPDLVDWLGKRLDRGPQRTRLRHLRLRSRLTRLISYHLPRTIAGYKPDLLVHTHFLPAEILSTLGHKLPGPQAVVVTDFAAHRLWLQAEVNRYFVAADEVRAHLVSLGVKSERVRVTGIPIDSRFRSLESKEEARRRLALQLDRDLVLVMAGGMGAQVLGNMLERLRGLRCHLHAIIVCGRTPELLQRARKAVADAQGLVSFEVVGYSEEIPRLMAAADLIIGKPGGLTTSEALAAGLPFAVVDPYPLQEEANANYLLEHGAGMRLDPLSTLELKLGRFFGDAERRRAMSEAARRLGRPDAAPRIVTELLEGVPVGGSR; encoded by the coding sequence GTGCCTGGCCCCCCTGATCGTGTGCTGATCACCTCCGCATCCATCGGAGGCGGGCACGTCGCAGCAGGACGGGCGCTCGAAGCTGCCTTCGCGGCACGCCACACCGAAACGCTCCACGTCGACCTCCTCGACTACACCACCGTTCCCTTCCGACGCCTCTACCGGCAGGCGTACTTCGATCTCGTTCGCACCGCCCCCGATCTGGTCGACTGGCTCGGGAAGCGGCTCGACCGCGGTCCGCAACGGACCCGCCTGCGGCATCTGCGGTTGCGTTCGCGGCTGACCCGGCTCATCTCCTATCACCTGCCTCGCACCATCGCCGGCTACAAGCCCGATCTGCTGGTCCATACCCATTTCCTGCCGGCAGAGATCCTCAGCACTCTGGGGCACAAGCTTCCCGGGCCGCAGGCGGTGGTCGTCACCGACTTCGCCGCTCACCGGCTCTGGTTGCAGGCCGAGGTGAACCGCTACTTCGTCGCCGCCGACGAAGTGCGGGCGCATCTGGTGTCGCTGGGCGTGAAGTCCGAACGAGTGAGGGTAACCGGGATACCCATCGACAGTCGCTTCCGCTCGCTCGAGAGCAAGGAGGAGGCGCGGCGGAGGCTGGCTCTCCAGCTGGACCGCGACCTGGTCCTGGTGATGGCGGGCGGCATGGGAGCGCAGGTCCTCGGCAACATGCTCGAGCGGCTCCGCGGCCTGCGCTGCCACCTGCACGCGATCATCGTCTGCGGACGCACCCCGGAACTGCTGCAGCGCGCCCGCAAGGCGGTTGCCGACGCTCAGGGGCTGGTGTCGTTCGAGGTGGTGGGCTACTCAGAGGAGATCCCCCGCCTGATGGCCGCCGCCGACCTGATCATCGGCAAGCCGGGTGGACTCACAACCAGCGAAGCGCTCGCCGCAGGCCTCCCGTTCGCCGTGGTGGATCCCTACCCCTTGCAGGAGGAGGCGAACGCGAACTATCTGCTGGAGCATGGCGCCGGCATGCGGCTCGACCCGCTCAGCACCCTCGAGCTGAAGCTCGGTCGCTTCTTCGGGGATGCCGAGAGGCGTCGGGCGATGAGCGAAGCGGCCCGCAGGTTAGGCCGCCCGGACGCAGCGCCGAGGATCGTGACCGAGCTGCTCGAGGGCGTCCCCGTCGGGGGCAGCCGGTGA
- a CDS encoding protease complex subunit PrcB family protein, with amino-acid sequence MRVLMALIPLLLLAACVPEGQPRLHEIVLYGAENARISYLYGAPTSLMLGEREIALERGSAESADPLALAEALAIDGEPYLREAVAPLGAPPTQVSPLARSSDLLVRVFEDTGPIVYYDGRMWFTLLGDGREGMNTRVVPRPRIGALRGVGDLTRAEADALSAYLEEKGPVAVTLLDQIPARRRSADGVEEYLRTGLFLQTDFDVSTASQPRRQRQEVVWEVMAQGNQAVGFEQQSFFLVRDQATLLSLWNRAHGSQLQVPPVPDADFSRETVVALFLGTKPTGGYAIEVERVSLVDGDLFIDVAIREPGAGAITTQAITSPWVMVRILRGGIDTAWIREAGSERLIGAAVPSL; translated from the coding sequence ATGCGCGTCCTGATGGCGCTGATTCCACTTCTCCTCTTGGCCGCCTGCGTCCCCGAAGGGCAGCCGAGACTCCATGAGATCGTCCTCTACGGTGCCGAGAACGCGCGCATCAGCTACCTCTACGGTGCCCCCACAAGCTTGATGCTGGGAGAAAGGGAGATAGCGCTGGAGCGTGGTTCCGCCGAGTCGGCGGACCCGCTCGCTCTCGCCGAAGCGCTCGCCATCGACGGGGAGCCGTACCTTCGTGAAGCGGTAGCGCCTCTGGGGGCGCCGCCTACTCAGGTGAGCCCGCTCGCGAGGAGCAGCGACCTGCTGGTCCGGGTGTTCGAGGACACCGGCCCGATCGTCTACTACGACGGGCGGATGTGGTTCACCCTGCTGGGGGATGGTCGTGAGGGCATGAACACCAGGGTCGTTCCGCGCCCCCGTATCGGCGCACTGAGAGGGGTCGGCGACCTGACCCGCGCCGAGGCCGACGCGCTCAGCGCCTACCTGGAGGAGAAGGGACCCGTCGCCGTGACCCTGCTTGACCAGATCCCTGCCAGGCGACGGAGCGCCGACGGGGTCGAGGAGTATCTGCGGACCGGACTCTTCCTCCAGACGGACTTCGACGTCAGCACCGCCTCCCAACCTCGACGCCAGCGGCAGGAGGTGGTGTGGGAAGTGATGGCCCAGGGGAACCAGGCCGTCGGCTTCGAGCAGCAGAGCTTCTTCCTCGTCCGCGATCAGGCGACCCTGCTCAGCCTCTGGAACAGGGCGCACGGTTCACAACTCCAGGTGCCACCCGTACCCGATGCTGATTTCTCGCGCGAAACCGTGGTCGCCCTGTTCCTGGGCACCAAGCCCACGGGCGGCTACGCCATCGAGGTCGAGAGAGTATCGCTGGTCGACGGCGACCTGTTCATCGACGTCGCGATACGTGAGCCCGGGGCCGGTGCCATCACCACGCAGGCCATCACCAGCCCCTGGGTGATGGTGCGGATACTGAGGGGCGGCATAGACACGGCCTGGATTCGGGAGGCGGGAAGCGAGAGGCTGATAGGCGCGGCCGTTCCCTCCCTCTAG
- a CDS encoding deoxyguanosinetriphosphate triphosphohydrolase encodes MLFTREKLEQNERKTLAPYACFADGSRGRVHPEEESLYRTAFQKDRDRVIHTSAFRRLEYKTQVFVNYEGDYYRTRLTHTLEVAQVAKAVSRALGLNEDLAETIALAHDLGHPPFGHAGESSLDRLAQDAGGFDHNKQSLRIVTQIEQRYPDFPGLNLTWETLEGIMKHETEYDLPDSDWEPDKQPSLEAQVVNIADELAYNAHDLDDGLRSGHLTPQQIAEVPVVGRLMAKLGLNAASFNRFGRYTLIRELLGLMIEDAIRHTDETLQAAGVTTLEDVRDAPTKLVSNSPGLKSELAELKGFLYDNFYFHFRLIRMTRKADHILERIFEAYVETPDMLPEEIRATVEKRGLVRSVTDYLAGMTDRYAGEEYGRLFDPHSLT; translated from the coding sequence ATGCTGTTCACGCGAGAGAAACTCGAGCAGAACGAGCGGAAGACGCTTGCGCCCTACGCCTGTTTCGCCGACGGATCTCGCGGCCGCGTGCACCCGGAGGAGGAAAGCCTCTACCGCACCGCTTTCCAGAAGGACCGTGACCGGGTCATCCACACCAGTGCGTTCCGACGACTCGAGTACAAGACGCAGGTCTTCGTCAACTACGAGGGCGACTACTACCGGACCCGTCTGACCCATACCCTCGAAGTGGCGCAGGTGGCGAAGGCTGTCTCCCGGGCGCTGGGCCTCAACGAGGACCTGGCCGAGACGATCGCCCTCGCTCACGACCTCGGGCACCCCCCGTTCGGGCACGCCGGGGAGAGCAGCCTCGACCGACTCGCCCAGGATGCCGGAGGCTTCGACCACAACAAGCAGAGCCTGCGGATCGTCACCCAGATCGAACAGCGGTACCCCGACTTCCCCGGACTCAATCTGACCTGGGAGACGCTCGAGGGGATCATGAAGCACGAGACCGAGTACGACCTGCCGGACAGCGACTGGGAGCCCGACAAACAACCGAGCCTCGAAGCGCAGGTGGTGAACATCGCCGATGAACTCGCCTACAACGCGCACGATCTGGATGACGGCCTGCGTTCGGGACACCTGACCCCGCAGCAGATAGCCGAGGTGCCGGTGGTTGGCCGTCTGATGGCGAAACTGGGGTTGAACGCCGCTTCGTTCAACCGCTTCGGCCGCTACACCCTGATCCGGGAGCTGCTGGGGCTGATGATCGAAGACGCCATACGGCACACCGACGAGACCCTGCAGGCTGCAGGCGTCACTACTCTGGAGGACGTCCGTGACGCTCCCACCAAGCTCGTCTCCAACAGCCCGGGTCTGAAGAGCGAACTGGCGGAACTCAAAGGGTTCCTCTACGATAACTTCTACTTCCACTTCCGTCTTATAAGGATGACCAGGAAGGCCGACCATATCCTGGAGCGGATCTTCGAAGCGTACGTGGAGACGCCTGACATGCTCCCGGAGGAGATCCGGGCCACCGTCGAGAAGCGCGGCCTGGTCCGTTCGGTAACCGATTACCTGGCCGGCATGACCGACCGCTATGCCGGCGAGGAGTACGGGCGGCTCTTCGATCCGCATTCGCTCACCTGA
- a CDS encoding inositol monophosphatase family protein codes for MPDLRDQLDFAIATAQEAGRLTLGYFQADLATEFKEDLSPVTIADRKAEERIRLRIESRYPGHGMVGEEFGESSAGASHRWLIDPIDGTRAFVRGVPLYAVLLALEVDGRVEVGVADFPALGETLWAARGEGCYWNGRRCRVRDTGSLRESVVAFTGAASFARHGREEVWQRFQRLTSYQAGWSDAYGHALVASGRLELMLDPVMNPWDCGPFPVLLEEAGGYFGNWSGERTIYGGEALSTTSLLLAEVLAQIDEASQAQG; via the coding sequence ATGCCGGACCTGCGCGACCAACTCGACTTCGCCATCGCCACCGCCCAGGAGGCCGGCCGGCTCACTCTCGGATACTTCCAGGCTGACCTGGCGACGGAGTTCAAGGAGGACCTGTCACCTGTCACCATCGCCGACAGGAAGGCGGAGGAGCGCATACGCCTCCGGATCGAGTCGCGCTACCCGGGACACGGCATGGTGGGCGAGGAGTTCGGTGAATCGTCTGCCGGCGCTTCGCATCGTTGGTTGATCGACCCCATCGACGGCACGCGGGCGTTCGTTCGGGGCGTACCCCTCTACGCGGTGTTGTTGGCCCTCGAGGTGGATGGCCGGGTGGAGGTCGGGGTGGCGGACTTCCCGGCCCTGGGGGAGACTCTCTGGGCGGCACGGGGCGAGGGCTGCTACTGGAACGGACGCCGCTGCCGGGTGCGCGACACGGGATCGCTCCGCGAATCGGTGGTGGCTTTCACGGGAGCCGCCTCGTTCGCGCGGCACGGCAGGGAAGAGGTCTGGCAGCGGTTCCAGAGGCTGACTTCGTACCAGGCAGGCTGGTCGGACGCCTACGGCCATGCTCTCGTCGCCAGCGGACGCCTCGAACTCATGCTCGACCCGGTGATGAACCCTTGGGACTGCGGCCCGTTCCCGGTCCTCCTCGAGGAGGCCGGTGGGTACTTCGGCAACTGGTCCGGCGAACGCACCATCTATGGTGGCGAGGCGCTGTCGACCACCTCGCTGCTCCTCGCGGAGGTCCTCGCTCAGATCGATGAGGCGTCACAGGCCCAAGGATGA
- the ispG gene encoding flavodoxin-dependent (E)-4-hydroxy-3-methylbut-2-enyl-diphosphate synthase, with amino-acid sequence MSEYPRRETVTVRIGGVPVGSGHPVVVQSMTNTDTADAAATARQVAELAAAGSELVRITVNTPAAAQAVPEIRNRLDDQGVSVPLVGDFHYNGHQLLTSFPGMAAALAKYRINPGNVGVGKRHDENFLTIIDVAREFDRPVRIGVNWGSLDSSLLTRLMDENAALAQPREAGEVMVEAMVRSALLSAELAESRGLGHDRIVLSAKVSRVPELWRVYRELATRCDYPLHLGLTEAGMGTKGAVASSAALSVLLAEGIGDTIRVSLTPDPGAPREREVEIAQEILQALELRSFAPTVTACPGCGRTTSTLFQEMARDIQAYLKAQMPTWRSRYPGVEEMRVAVMGCVVNGPGESRHADIGISLPGTGESPRAPVYRDGKLVKTLQGDDIAAEFNAMVEEYVRERYGERAAAASDS; translated from the coding sequence ATGAGCGAATACCCGCGGCGAGAGACGGTCACGGTACGGATCGGCGGAGTGCCGGTAGGTAGCGGCCACCCTGTGGTCGTCCAGTCGATGACCAATACCGACACGGCCGATGCAGCGGCGACAGCGAGGCAGGTAGCGGAGCTCGCGGCGGCGGGCAGCGAGCTGGTTCGCATCACCGTCAACACGCCGGCTGCCGCGCAGGCGGTACCAGAGATACGGAACCGCCTCGACGACCAGGGTGTCTCGGTGCCGCTGGTGGGCGACTTCCACTACAACGGCCACCAGCTCCTCACGAGTTTCCCCGGGATGGCGGCGGCTCTAGCGAAGTACCGCATCAACCCCGGGAACGTGGGTGTGGGCAAGCGGCACGACGAGAACTTCCTCACCATCATCGACGTCGCCCGTGAGTTCGACCGGCCCGTACGCATCGGCGTGAACTGGGGCTCGCTCGACAGCTCGCTGCTGACCCGGCTGATGGATGAGAATGCCGCTCTGGCCCAACCGCGCGAGGCCGGTGAGGTCATGGTCGAGGCGATGGTCAGGTCGGCACTGCTCTCGGCCGAGCTGGCCGAGTCTCGAGGGCTGGGGCACGACAGGATCGTCCTCTCGGCGAAAGTGAGCCGAGTGCCGGAACTGTGGCGGGTCTATCGGGAGCTGGCTACCCGCTGCGACTATCCGCTGCATCTGGGGCTCACTGAGGCGGGGATGGGCACCAAGGGCGCGGTGGCGAGCAGCGCCGCCCTCTCTGTCCTGCTGGCCGAAGGGATCGGAGACACCATCCGGGTCTCGCTCACCCCCGATCCAGGAGCACCTCGGGAGCGCGAGGTGGAGATCGCGCAGGAGATTCTCCAGGCACTGGAGCTCAGGTCGTTCGCTCCCACCGTGACAGCCTGCCCAGGCTGCGGCCGCACGACCTCGACCCTCTTCCAGGAGATGGCCCGGGACATCCAGGCCTACCTGAAGGCGCAGATGCCCACCTGGCGAAGCCGCTATCCCGGCGTCGAGGAGATGCGAGTGGCCGTGATGGGGTGTGTGGTGAACGGCCCGGGCGAATCCCGTCACGCCGACATCGGGATCTCCCTGCCTGGCACGGGAGAGTCTCCCAGGGCGCCCGTCTACCGGGACGGGAAGCTGGTGAAGACGCTCCAGGGCGACGACATTGCCGCAGAGTTCAATGCGATGGTCGAAGAGTACGTCCGCGAGCGGTACGGCGAACGGGCAGCCGCGGCCAGCGACAGCTGA
- a CDS encoding mechanosensitive ion channel family protein: MSLPPFLTQTVILGNELWRWLAALGLALLALLILQAVRNSLRTRLASRAEPRAFRFDDLLFTLLGATRNWALLAAAIFVAVLLLALDPVTSLRLRQVLGVFLLIQLAIWGNAAIVYFAEVYRRNETLDGGRRTSLAALTFVGRLVLFSLLLLMLLDNLGLDVTTLIAGLGVGSIAVALAVQGILSDLFASLSIVFDKPFEIGDFIIVDDMQGNVEHIGLRTTRIRSLSGEQLVFANKDLLDSRIRNYKRMAERRIVFALGVEFGTPRELLERIPLLLRGLIEEFPDTRFDRSHFRGFGEYSLDFETVYYVLTADYNRYMDIQQSLNLQIYDRFSQLGIDFALPVERLEMRTARSGGRDRLREAATSGDS; this comes from the coding sequence ATGTCCCTGCCCCCCTTCCTGACGCAAACCGTGATCCTGGGCAACGAGTTGTGGCGCTGGCTCGCCGCCCTCGGACTGGCCTTGCTCGCCCTGCTCATCCTCCAGGCGGTTCGCAACTCGCTGCGGACCCGCCTGGCCTCGAGAGCCGAGCCGCGCGCGTTCCGGTTCGACGACCTCCTGTTCACACTGCTCGGGGCGACACGCAACTGGGCCCTCCTGGCAGCAGCGATCTTCGTCGCGGTTCTGCTCCTGGCCTTGGACCCGGTCACCTCGCTGCGGCTGCGCCAGGTATTGGGCGTCTTCCTGCTCATCCAACTGGCCATCTGGGGGAACGCCGCGATCGTCTACTTCGCCGAGGTCTACCGCCGGAACGAGACGCTCGACGGCGGCCGACGCACCTCACTGGCAGCCCTTACCTTCGTCGGCCGACTGGTGCTCTTCTCGCTGCTGTTGCTGATGCTCCTCGACAACCTGGGGCTGGACGTGACCACCCTGATCGCCGGCCTCGGAGTGGGCTCGATAGCCGTGGCGCTGGCGGTCCAGGGGATCCTGAGCGACCTCTTCGCCTCGCTCTCCATCGTCTTCGACAAGCCGTTCGAGATCGGTGACTTCATCATCGTCGACGACATGCAGGGGAACGTCGAACACATCGGCCTCAGAACGACGCGCATCCGCAGTCTCTCGGGCGAGCAGCTGGTCTTCGCCAACAAGGACCTGCTCGACAGCCGCATCCGCAACTACAAGAGGATGGCCGAGAGACGGATCGTCTTCGCGCTCGGGGTCGAGTTCGGAACCCCCCGCGAACTGCTCGAGAGGATCCCGCTGCTGCTCCGGGGACTGATCGAGGAGTTTCCCGACACCCGATTCGACCGCTCGCACTTCCGCGGTTTCGGCGAGTACTCGCTCGATTTCGAGACCGTGTACTACGTGCTGACCGCCGACTACAACCGCTACATGGACATCCAGCAGTCGCTCAACCTTCAGATCTACGACCGCTTCTCGCAGCTGGGCATCGACTTCGCGCTGCCTGTGGAGAGGCTGGAGATGAGGACCGCCAGGAGCGGCGGTCGCGACCGGCTTAGAGAAGCCGCGACGAGCGGGGACTCCTGA
- a CDS encoding cob(I)yrinic acid a,c-diamide adenosyltransferase, whose protein sequence is MKIYTRTGDNGTTGLYGGERVAKNHLRVAAYGSVDEANSAIGLARSFVGEPDIDRALIEIQNALFDVGADLATPADAAQRQHLTPISVEDVTWVEGVIDHFSDELEPLSSFILPGGNPGGAALHVARAAVRRAEREVTALAQEVEVDANLRSYLNRVSDLLFTLARVANMRSGVSETRLKVRGRSRQRRSVRR, encoded by the coding sequence ATGAAGATCTACACGCGAACCGGCGACAACGGCACTACCGGCCTTTACGGCGGTGAGCGTGTCGCCAAGAACCATCTTCGAGTCGCGGCCTACGGCAGCGTCGACGAGGCGAACAGCGCGATCGGTTTGGCCCGTTCGTTCGTCGGCGAACCAGACATCGACAGGGCCCTGATCGAGATACAGAACGCCCTGTTCGACGTGGGCGCAGACCTGGCCACCCCGGCCGATGCCGCCCAGAGGCAGCATCTGACTCCGATCTCGGTTGAAGATGTGACCTGGGTCGAAGGGGTGATCGATCACTTCTCAGATGAGTTGGAACCGTTGTCGTCGTTCATACTGCCCGGCGGGAATCCGGGCGGAGCGGCGCTCCATGTAGCGCGCGCGGCGGTGAGGCGGGCCGAGCGGGAGGTGACCGCGCTGGCGCAGGAGGTCGAGGTGGACGCCAACCTGCGCTCCTACCTGAACCGGGTCTCCGACCTGCTCTTCACCCTCGCGCGAGTCGCCAACATGCGGTCGGGAGTTAGCGAGACGAGGCTCAAGGTGCGTGGTCGCTCACGCCAACGACGTTCGGTACGCAGATAG